In Xiphophorus couchianus chromosome 8, X_couchianus-1.0, whole genome shotgun sequence, the following proteins share a genomic window:
- the man1b1a gene encoding endoplasmic reticulum mannosyl-oligosaccharide 1,2-alpha-mannosidase translates to MYPPPRKDFIALTLSDPHSHAYNNAKHRRQSCWRKWKQLSRLQRSLVLFLLALLLVFTLLSFSSVAEQWRGLSDKEDWLELSDRGLVPPGLKPVLRPVEGRGPVAGPHAEPAEGPQDLMEPRGPNIPALARPPTKRKPFSNKRAPPNTRKDGNALDTVSDDAKQNQEVVREEAGEEKEEEEKKMISWRGAVIEAEPATEPPSNQKEAVEPQAPAEPAASVHQQVSPGAAERLEAVRDAFRHAWKAYREFAWGHDELKPISKSFSEWFGLGLTLIDSLDTMWIMGLKEEFAEARSWVEKELSFDKNVDVNLFETTIRILGGLLSCYHLTGDQLFLDKAKDLGSRLMPAFKTPSKIPFSDVNIGKGTAHPPRWTSDSTVAEVTSVQLEFRELSHLTQDPQYQDAVNEVMRLVHRLPGKHDGLVPMFINTNSGQFSHKGVFTLGARADSYYEYLLKQWIQGGKTEDELLEDYLQAVEGVKKHLVRQTGPGRLTFIGELSHNRFNPKMDHLVCFLPGTLALGVHSGLPPDHLDLAQQLMETCHQMYKQMETGLSPEIAHFNMQGDEGQDVSVKPADRHNLLRPETVESLFYMYRFTKDGKYRDWGWDILQSFNAYTKVPGGGYTSINNVRDPANPGPRDKMESFFLGETLKYLYLLFSDDEELLSLDKYVFNTEAHPLPIWPSPPK, encoded by the exons ATGTACCCGCCTCCCAGGAAGGACTTCATCGCGTTGACCCTGAGCGACCCGCACAGTCACGCCTACAACAACGCCAAACACCGGAGACAGTCCTGCTGGAGG aagTGGAAGCAGCTTTCTCGGCTGCAGCGGAGCCTCGTCCTCTTCCTGCTGGCTCTGCTGCTCGTGTTCACACTGCTCTCCTTCTCCAGCGTCGCGGAGCAATGGAGAG GGCTGTCCGATAAGGAGGACTGGCTGGAGCTGAGTGACAGAGGTCTGGTTCCCCCGGGTCTGAAGCCGGTTCTGAGGCCGGTTGAAGGCAGAGGTCCGGTAGCCGGGCCCCATGCGGAGCCAGCTGAAGGGCCACAAGACCTGATGGAGCCCAGAGGACCAAACATCCCTGCTTTGGCTAGGCCGCCCACCAAG AGGAAGCCATTTTCCAACAAAAGAGCTCCACCAAACACCCGAAAAGATGGAAATGCTTTGGACACGGTGAGCGACGACGCAAAGCAGAACCAGGAAGTGGTTCGGGAAGAAGCTGGcgaggaaaaggaggaggaggagaagaaaatgaTAAG CTGGAGAGGAGCGGTGATCGAAGCTGAGCCGGCCACAGAGCCTCCGTCCAATCAGAAAGAAGCTGTGGAGCCTCAAGCGCCGGCCGAACCTGCGGCCTCCGTCCATCAGCAAG tttcCCCCGGAGCGGCGGAGCGTCTGGAGGCCGTCCGTGATGCCTTCAGGCACGCTTGGAAAGCCTACCGGGAATTCGCCTGGGGTCACGATGAGCTCAAACCCATCTCCAAGTCATTCAGCGAATGGTTCGGTTTGGGCCTGACGCTCATCGACTCCCTGGACACCATGTGGATTATGGGCCTAAAAGAAG AATTTGCTGAAGCTAGAAGCTGGGTGGAGAAAGAGCTTTCGTTTGACAAGAACGTGGACGTGAATCTCTTTGAGACGACTATTCGGATTCTGGGCGGACTGCTGAGCTGCTACCACCTGACAGGAGACCAGCTCTTCTTAGATAAAGCT AAAGATCTGGGGTCCCGACTGATGCCGGCATTCAAGACGCCATCAAAGATCCCATTTTCAGATGTCAACATTGGGAAGGGGACGGCGCACCCGCCGCGGTGGACGTCAGACAGCACGGTCGCCGAGGTCACCAGCGTTCAGCTGGAGTTCAGGGAGCTGAGCCACCTCACCCAGGACCCCCAGTACCAG GACGCTGTGAATGAGGTGATGCGGCTGGTCCACAGGCTGCCAGGGAAACACGACGGCTTGGTTCCCATGTTCATCAACACCAACAGCGGCCAGTTCTCCCATAAAGGCGTGTTCACGCTGGGCGCGCGGGCCGACAGCTACTACGAATACCTGCTGAAGCAGTGGATCCAGGGCGGGAAGACCGAAGACGA gctgctggaGGATTACCTGCAGGCGGTGGAAGGAGTGAAGAAGCACCTGGTGAGGCAGACCGGACCCGGCCGGCTCACCTTCATCGGAGAACTCTCCCACAACCGCTTCAACCCCAAAATG GACCACCTGGTGTGCTTCCTGCCGGGGACTCTGGCTCTGGGGGTGCACAGCGGCCTGCCGCCGGACCACTTGGACCTGGCCCAGCAGCTGATGGAGACCTGCCACCAGATGTACAAGCAGATGGAGACGGGCCTCAGCCCGGAGATCGCTCACTTCAACATGCAGGGCGACGAAGGCCAGGACGTTTCTGTGAAG CCTGCTGACAGACACAACCTGCTGCGCCCGGAGACGGTGGAGAGCCTGTTCTACATGTACCGGTTCACCAAGGACGGCAAGTACAGAGACTGGGGCTGGGACATCCTGCAGAGCTTCAACGCCTACACCAAG GTCCCTGGCGGCGGCTACACGTCCATCAACAACGTCCGTGACCCCGCTAACCCCGGCCCTCGGGACAAGATGGAGAGCTTCTTCCTGGGCGAGACGCTGAAGTACCTCTACCTGCTGTTCTCCGACGACGAGGAGCTGCTCAGTCTAGACAAGTACGTCTTCAACACCGAGGCTCACCCTCTGCCCATATGGCCTTCTCCGCCCAAATGA